DNA from Arthrobacter sp. PvP023:
GGGGTGATTGACCGACAGGATCAGGCGACCGCCCGGCTTCAGCACGCGCCGCAGTTCGGCAAGTGGTGCTGACCAGTCCTCCAGATAGTGCAGCACCAAAGACGAGACAACGTCGTCGAAGGAGCCATCGGCGAAAGGGAGCGGTTCGCTGAGATCGGCCATGTACAGGTCTGCGGTCGCGCCCAATCGTTGTCTGGCCAATTCGAGCATCGCAGGGCTGGAATCTAAGCCGGTCATGATCGCGCCTTTCGCGCTCAGTGCCGCGGACAGGGGCCCGGAGCCGCAGCCTGCGTCCAAGACCCGGTGACCGTCGACGTCGCCGGCCAGGCCAATCATCGCCGGTCGCTCGTAGTAGGCGTTGAGGAGGCTGGACTCGTTCTCCGCGGAGTAGTTCTCGGCAAAATTGTCGTAGTGGTTGGACTTCACTGATCTTCCCCTTCAGGCGAATCCTCACGGGCGGGACAACAGGGCTGATCCTAGCAAGCACGAGCAGTCCTCCCCCTCCACTTACAAAAGACCCCTTAGAGTCACATGATGCGGGTGCCCCGTGAGCGTCAGCCGCGCTTGACGTCCTCGCCCGATGCCTTGTCCGTTAAGAGCCCGTCCGGCTCGACGCCCAAGTCGGCGCACACTGAACTACTTTTGACCAGACTTCAGACGGGGAAACAGCGCCTCCGAATTGCCGCGGTCTATCGCCGCACGCAGGGAGGGTTCCAGAGGGTAATTCTCGTACTGCATGTTCAGGAAATCGATCGCCACAGAGGGGGCGAATGGGAAGTCAGTGCCGTATGTAATGCGGCCCGGGTCAGCTACCTCAAGCAGACTGGGCAGGGTTGCCGGGCTGGCGGACAGTGCGACGTCGTAGTAGAACCGCCGCAAGATGGACTGTTTCTTATCTCCCAGCGCCGCCAGCGCGCTGAGGGCCAGGTCCTTATCGTTGAGCATCGTCAGCAGGATCCTATTGGCGATGTAGGGCACGAAGCCGCCGGCGTGGGCCAGGATGAACTTGATTCCCTGGTACTTCTCCATCGCACCGGACAGGATCAGACTGATAGCAGTGCGGGTGGTGTCCAGCAAGAAATCTGCGGCAAAGGTGGGTATGCCCGGCACCGCCGGGGCGGGCAGTTCACCGGGGTGGATGAACACAACGGCCCGGCGGTGGTGCAGAAACTCCAGCAGAGGCTCAAAGCCGGGATCACCCAGATATCGGCCGTCGTTGTTGGCCAACAACACGATCCCGTCCGCGAGCAGGGTGTCCAGGGCGTACCGGGCCTCCGCCAAAGCGCCTTGCACGTCCGGCAGCGTGAGCGTCGCGAAGAACCCGAACCGCTCCGGCCGGGCGGCCACCACCTCTGCACTGTACTCGTTGACCTCCCGCGCCCGCCGCCGCGCCTCCG
Protein-coding regions in this window:
- a CDS encoding class I SAM-dependent methyltransferase gives rise to the protein MKSNHYDNFAENYSAENESSLLNAYYERPAMIGLAGDVDGHRVLDAGCGSGPLSAALSAKGAIMTGLDSSPAMLELARQRLGATADLYMADLSEPLPFADGSFDDVVSSLVLHYLEDWSAPLAELRRVLKPGGRLILSVNHPTVSVINQPAEDYFAIRQYSEDYEFDGEPAVLTFWHRPLHAMVSAFTSAGFNVATVSEPEPSPDAPHELLPPRILNGERTAFLSFIFFVLEANKV
- a CDS encoding amidohydrolase family protein produces the protein MSRPYRIDTHQHIVPPGYARWIHEKGIRPGGLDLPSWSERSALKFMDRHDVQTGILSLSTPGVYFGDAAEARRRAREVNEYSAEVVAARPERFGFFATLTLPDVQGALAEARYALDTLLADGIVLLANNDGRYLGDPGFEPLLEFLHHRRAVVFIHPGELPAPAVPGIPTFAADFLLDTTRTAISLILSGAMEKYQGIKFILAHAGGFVPYIANRILLTMLNDKDLALSALAALGDKKQSILRRFYYDVALSASPATLPSLLEVADPGRITYGTDFPFAPSVAIDFLNMQYENYPLEPSLRAAIDRGNSEALFPRLKSGQK